In Aspergillus fumigatus Af293 chromosome 2, whole genome shotgun sequence, a genomic segment contains:
- a CDS encoding putative RNA binding protein has product MEIRTRTVIRRCLFSDGRGTCDRARVYDRGEFYHVRQSQQGGPRRMTSPRIKTIVPRNLSETRCQEEHRHPSPTWRLSQARSRSYSFRIPISRRSSETSDRETLCERRGRQRSPHPIVVDSPEVEERTPRNDRPDSVRIRCISPQAGRAPTTTDREQANDVVEIPRQARSQQPSREQRPPRERTPVTEREPVQRRPRRSLNCVVDIHNDAAASQDRQRQSAEPRQVRFSSDVEYEMNVNSTRARNRSAAFHQEESIDARAPTHRAYSRSNGSARDADSRSNGASHSRDSSPYPRVHSPNPGRVRQRHQETNRYRPRIIQDGTRIISEAGEHILAEGRERHRLVNSMRDVELRTHRRASNGRSGRLRFFRSGEENKDDRRHNNRWF; this is encoded by the coding sequence ATGGAAATTCGAACGAGAACAGTGATCCGCAGATGCTTGTTCAGCGACGGAAGGGGGACTTGCGACCGTGCTCGAGTGTATGATCGCGGCGAATTCTACCACGTTAGACAGTCCCAGCAGGGAGGTCCCAGAAGAATGACTTCTCCGAGGATCAAAACCATCGTGCCTAGGAACCTCAGTGAGACAAGATGCCAGGAGGAACATAGACATCCTTCGCCGACATGGAGATTATCACAAGCTCGAAGCCGGTCATATTCGTTCCGGATACCGATTTCCAGAAGGTCTTCCGAGACAAGTGACAGAGAGACGTTGTGCGAGCGCCGCGGCCGTCAGAGATCACCCCATCCCATTGTTGTTGATTCCCCTGAGGTTGAGGAGCGGACACCGCGCAACGATCGGCCAGATTCGGTCCGAATTCGATGCATTTCACCACAGGCAGGAAGAGCTCCGACCACTACCGACAGGGAGCAAGCAAATGACGTTGTTGAAATACCTCGTCAGGCTCGATCACAACAACCGTCACGAGAGCAACGACCTCCTCGGGAACGTACACCTGTTACTGAACGTGAGCCAGTACAACGCAGACCACGTCGAAGTCTGAATTGTGTGGTTGACATTCACAATGACGCGGCTGCATCGCAAGACAGACAGCGCCAAAGTGCAGAACCTCGGCAAGTTCGTTTCTCCAGCGACGTGGAATATGAAATGAATGTAAACAGCACCAGGGCGCGTAACCGTTCTGCTGCATtccatcaagaagaatcTATCGACGCAAGAGCACCAACTCACCGAGCCTATTCACGCAGCAACGGTTCTGCAAGAGACGCCGACAGCAGGAGCAACGGGGCGAGCCATTCGAGAGATAGCAGTCCATATCCACGAGTTCACTCTCCCAATCCCGGAAGGGTGAGACAGCGGCATCAGGAGACTAACCGCTACCGTCCGCGAATCATCCAAGACGGTACACGTATCATCTCAGAAGCAGGCGAGCACATCTTAGCAGAGGGCCGGGAACGCCACCGACTTGTGAATTCAATGCGTGATGTTGAGCTGCGTACTCATCGAAGAGCATCTAACGGTAGATCTGGTCGTTTGCGATTTTTCCGTTCGGGCGAGGAAAACAAAGATGATCGGCGTCATAACAATCGCTGGTTCTGA